The DNA window GTTTTATGACAACGGCATCAAGTTCTTCTCGATCGACGGGGCCAAGCTGCCGGACAACGTCGAAGAAGCTATCGAAGCCGAGATGGAAAAGCCGCTGACCTGCGTGGAGTCCGCCGAGCTGGGTAAAGCCAGCCGCATCATCGACGCCGCCGGCCGCTACATCGAATTCTGCAAAGGCACCTTCCCGAGCGAGCTGAGCCTGAAGGGGCTGAAAATTGTGGTCGACTGCGCCAACGGAGCGACTTACCACATCGCACCGAGCGTGCTGCGCGAGCTGGGCGCCACGGTGATCGCCATCGGCGTTGAGCCGGACGGCATGAATATCAACGAAAAATGCGGCGCTACCGACGTGCGTCAGCTGCAGGAGCGCGTGCTGCAGGAAAAAGCGCACGTGGGCCTGGCGTTTGACGGCGACGGCGACCGCGTGATGATGGTGGATCACCTGGGCAACAAGGTGGACGGCGATCAGATCCTGTACATCATTGCCCGCGAAGGCCTGCGTCAGGGCCAGCTGCGCGGTGGTGCAGTCGGCACTCTGATGAGCAATATGGGGCTGGAGCTGGCGCTGAAACAGCTGGGCATTCCGTTCGCTCGCGCCAAAGTGGGCGACCGCTATGTGTTGGAGAAGCTGCAGGAGCTGGGCTGGCGCATCGGTGCGGAAAACTCCGGTCATGTGATCCTGCTGGACAAAACCACCACCGGCGACGGCATCGTGGCCGGGCTGCAGGTGCTGACCGCCATGGTGCGCAACCACATGAGCCTGCATGACCTGTGCAGCGGCATGAAGCTGCTGCCGCAGATTCTGGTCAACGTGCGCTTCGCCGGCGATCACAATCCGCTGGAGTCTGAAGCGGTGCGTAAAGTCACCGAGCAGGTGGAAGCCGAACTGGCCGGCCGCGGCCGGGTGCTGCTGCGCAAATCGGGTACCGAACCGCTGATCCGCGTAATGGTGGAAGGCGAGGACGAGCAGCAGGTGACCACGCTGGCGCATCGCATCGCCGACGCGGTGAAATCCGCCGGTTAAAACAGTCAGTTAGCCGCCGGGCTCGGTAAAGCTGAGCCCGGAGAGGCGATTGTTGGCGTTTTTTTCCGCAAACGCGCCGGCGGCTGCAAATTGCCCTTGCGCGGGTTGGCGGCTTTGGTTAGTATTCACACCCGCTTCAGTAGGCAGTTTATAAAAACGCCTGCTTGATGAGTGTGAAGCATTTGGCATGCGGTGAGGCCGCAAGGATACGGGTACTACTATGTACGAAGCTCTTCTGGTAATTTTCCTGCTGATTTCAATCGGGCTGGTTGCTCTGATTATGTTGCAGCAAGGTAAAGGCGCTGACATGGGAGCCTCTTTCGGAGCAGGTGCATCAGGCACATTGTTCGGTTCGAGTGGTTCCGGTAACTTTATGACCCGCATGACTGCTGTGCTGGCGACGCTGTTCTTCGTCATCAGCCTGATTCTGGGCAACCTCAGCAGCAACCAAAGCAAGAAAGGCAGCGAGTGGGAAAACCTGGGTCAGCCAGTGAAAACTGAGCAGACAACCGCGCCGGCAGCACCTGCCAAGCCGAGCAGCGACATCCCGCAGTAAGCCGCAAAAAAGTTTGTAAACGGTGGTTGTGAACTCGAAAAAACAACGGCCGTTAGCAGTAAGAATCAGTACCGAGGTGGTGGAATTGGTAGACACGCTACCTTGAGGTGGTAGTGCCCTAACGGGCTTGTGGGTTCGAGTCCCATCCTCGGTACCAAATCCCAGAGATAACTTGCAATTTTGCGATTATCGGCGTAGTATTTGCCACGTTTTCGGACGCGGGGTGGAGCAGCCTGGTAGCTCGTCGGGCTCATAACCCGAAGGTCGTCGGTTCAAATCCGGCCCCCGCAACCACTTTCCTTTAAGTGTTTATTTTCAAATACACTTTTCGATTGAAACCCGCTTTTCTCGATCAACATTTGAAAATGACACTTGCTCGAAAGTTGTACCGAGGCCGCCTAGCGGCAAACAGGGTCCAGTTGCATAAAGCCCCGATTTTTCGGGGTTTTTTGTTATTTGGCAACAGAATCACTGGGCTATTTAGCCCTTTTTTTATGTCTTGGGGGTGGGCTTGTCCACATTAGAGCAACAGTTAACAGAGATGCTTTCGGCACCGGTAGAAGCGTTGGGCTTTGAGCTTGTAGGCATCGAATTCATTCGTGCGCGCCAATCGACGCTCCGCATCTATATTGATAGTGATAACGGCATCAATGTTGATGATTGCGCTGATGTCAGCCACCAGGTCAGCGCTGTATTGGACGTCGAAGATCCAATCACGGTCGCTTACAACTTGGAAGTCTCCTCTCCTGGCCTTGATCGCCCGATGTTCACCGCAGAACACTATACGCGTTACCTCGGTGAAGAAGTCAGCCTGGTCCTGCGCATGGCGGTACAGAACCGTC is part of the Serratia marcescens genome and encodes:
- the glmM gene encoding phosphoglucosamine mutase; this translates as MSERKYFGTDGIRGKVGDSPITPDFVLKLGWAAGKVLARHGSRKIIIGKDTRISGYMLESALEAGLAAAGLSASFTGPMPTPAVAYLTRTFRAEAGIVISASHNPFYDNGIKFFSIDGAKLPDNVEEAIEAEMEKPLTCVESAELGKASRIIDAAGRYIEFCKGTFPSELSLKGLKIVVDCANGATYHIAPSVLRELGATVIAIGVEPDGMNINEKCGATDVRQLQERVLQEKAHVGLAFDGDGDRVMMVDHLGNKVDGDQILYIIAREGLRQGQLRGGAVGTLMSNMGLELALKQLGIPFARAKVGDRYVLEKLQELGWRIGAENSGHVILLDKTTTGDGIVAGLQVLTAMVRNHMSLHDLCSGMKLLPQILVNVRFAGDHNPLESEAVRKVTEQVEAELAGRGRVLLRKSGTEPLIRVMVEGEDEQQVTTLAHRIADAVKSAG
- the rimP gene encoding ribosome maturation factor RimP encodes the protein MSTLEQQLTEMLSAPVEALGFELVGIEFIRARQSTLRIYIDSDNGINVDDCADVSHQVSAVLDVEDPITVAYNLEVSSPGLDRPMFTAEHYTRYLGEEVSLVLRMAVQNRRKWQGIIKSVEGEMITVTVEGKDEVFALSNIQKANLVPHF
- the secG gene encoding preprotein translocase subunit SecG — protein: MYEALLVIFLLISIGLVALIMLQQGKGADMGASFGAGASGTLFGSSGSGNFMTRMTAVLATLFFVISLILGNLSSNQSKKGSEWENLGQPVKTEQTTAPAAPAKPSSDIPQ